A single region of the Zootoca vivipara chromosome 2, rZooViv1.1, whole genome shotgun sequence genome encodes:
- the LOC132591563 gene encoding zinc finger protein OZF-like isoform X2, translating into MEGGRWTVDLVRLSPASLPTTSEHSLPGPWEKSGEEDDGHNSTKSSVNLLGRPKKLFKCMECGVCFSHSGKLRIHQQTHTRERLFECMECGKSFSRKDKLTLHWSTHTGGKQFKSTECGKSLNKNVVLRTHQQPHTGEKSFDCMECGKSYSQNGALRIHQRTHTGERPFKCMECGKSFSENGTLRKHQRTHTGEKPFECMACGKSFSQKRNLITHQRTHTGEKPFECMECGKSFSQYGNLRKHQRTHTGEKPFECMECGKSFSQNGDLRIHQRTHTGERPFECMECGKSFSHSGALRIHQRTHTGEKSFKCMECGKSFSQSGTLRRHQQIHTGEKPFKCMECGKSFSESGTLRKHQESHMTEKAFKCIECGKSFRRSGSLRKHQRTHTGEKPFNCIECGKSFSESGTLRLHQRTHTGEKPFKCIECGKSFSESGKLRIHKRTHTGEKPFKCIECGKSFSQNGALRRHQRTHTGEKPFKCIECGKSFSHNGHLRRHQRTHTGEKPFKCMECGKSFSQSGDLRIHQRSHTGEKPFKCIECGKRFNHYGNLRKHQRTHTGEKPFKC; encoded by the exons atggaaggaggaagatggacggttgatctggtcaggctgtctcccgcatccctccccacaacctctgagcattCCCTCCCAGGACCCTGGGAGaaatctg GTGAGGAAGATGACGGTCACAATTCTACGAAGTCATCGGTAAATTTATTGGGAAGACCAAAGAAactatttaaatgcatggaatgtggggtGTGCTTTAGTCACAGTGGAAAACTGAGgatacatcaacaaactcacacaagAGAGAGactatttgaatgtatggaatgtggaaagagcttcagccggaAGGATAAACTTACATTACATTGGAGCACGCACACAGGGGGGAAACAGTTCAAATctacagagtgtggaaagagcttgaATAAAAATGTAGTACTTCGAACACATCAACAacctcacacgggggagaaatcATTTGattgtatggagtgtggaaagagctacagtcaaaatggagcacttagaatacatcaacgaactcacaccggGGAgagaccatttaaatgtatggagtgtggaaagagcttcagtgaaaatggaacacttagaaaacaccaacgaactcacacgggggagaaaccatttgaatgtatggcgtgtggaaagagcttcagtcaaaagaGAAACCTTATaacacaccaacgaactcacaccggggagaaaccatttgaatgtatggagtgtggaaagagcttcagtcaatatggaaaccttagaaaacaccaacgaactcacaccggggagaaaccatttgaatgtatggagtgtggaaagagcttcagtcagaatggagaccttagaatacaccaacgaactcacacaggggagagaccattcgaatgtatggagtgtggaaagagcttcagtcatagtggagcacttagaatacaccaacgaactcacacgggggagaaatcattcaaatgtatggagtgtggaaagagcttcagtcaaagtggaacacttagaaggCATCAACAAATTCACacgggtgagaaaccatttaaatgtatggagtgtggaaagagcttcagtgaaagtggaacacttagaaaacaccAAGAAAGTCACATGACGGAGAaagcatttaaatgtattgagtgtggaaagagcttcaggagaaGTGGctcacttagaaaacatcaacgaactcacacgggggagaaaccatttaattgtattgaatgtggaaagagcttcagtgaaagtggaacACTAAGActtcatcaacgaactcacacgggggagaaaccatttaaatgtattgaatgtggaaagagcttcagtgaaagtggaaaacttagaatacacaaacgaactcacacaggggagaaaccatttaaatgcattgaatgtggaaagagtttcagtcaaaatggagcacttagaagacaccaacgaactcacacaggggagaaaccatttaaatgtattgaatgtggaaagagcttcagtcacaatggacaccttagaagacaccaacgaactcacacaggggaaaagccatttaaatgtatggagtgtggaaagagtttcagtcaaagtggagaccttagaatacaccaacgaagtcacacgggagagaagccatttaaatgtatagagtgtggGAAAAGGTTTAATCACtatggaaaccttagaaaacatcaacgaactcacacaggagagaagccatttaaatgttaA
- the LOC132591563 gene encoding oocyte zinc finger protein XlCOF6-like isoform X1, with translation MEGGRWTVDLVRLSPASFPTTSEHSLPGPWEKSASSGFWAPQEAEPANLAETEPANLARMEGGRWTVDLVRLSPASLPTTSEHSLPGPWEKSGEEDDGHNSTKSSVNLLGRPKKLFKCMECGVCFSHSGKLRIHQQTHTRERLFECMECGKSFSRKDKLTLHWSTHTGGKQFKSTECGKSLNKNVVLRTHQQPHTGEKSFDCMECGKSYSQNGALRIHQRTHTGERPFKCMECGKSFSENGTLRKHQRTHTGEKPFECMACGKSFSQKRNLITHQRTHTGEKPFECMECGKSFSQYGNLRKHQRTHTGEKPFECMECGKSFSQNGDLRIHQRTHTGERPFECMECGKSFSHSGALRIHQRTHTGEKSFKCMECGKSFSQSGTLRRHQQIHTGEKPFKCMECGKSFSESGTLRKHQESHMTEKAFKCIECGKSFRRSGSLRKHQRTHTGEKPFNCIECGKSFSESGTLRLHQRTHTGEKPFKCIECGKSFSESGKLRIHKRTHTGEKPFKCIECGKSFSQNGALRRHQRTHTGEKPFKCIECGKSFSHNGHLRRHQRTHTGEKPFKCMECGKSFSQSGDLRIHQRSHTGEKPFKCIECGKRFNHYGNLRKHQRTHTGEKPFKC, from the exons atggaaggaggaagatggacggttgatcTGGTCAGGCTGTCTCCCGCATCcttccccacaacctctgagcattCCCTCCCAGGACCCTGGGAAaaatctg CTTCCTCTGGCTTCTGGGCTCCTCAGGAAGCTGAACCTGCAAACCTAGCTGAGACTGAACCTGCAAACCTGgccaggatggaaggaggaagatggacggttgatctggtcaggctgtctcccgcatccctccccacaacctctgagcattCCCTCCCAGGACCCTGGGAGaaatctg GTGAGGAAGATGACGGTCACAATTCTACGAAGTCATCGGTAAATTTATTGGGAAGACCAAAGAAactatttaaatgcatggaatgtggggtGTGCTTTAGTCACAGTGGAAAACTGAGgatacatcaacaaactcacacaagAGAGAGactatttgaatgtatggaatgtggaaagagcttcagccggaAGGATAAACTTACATTACATTGGAGCACGCACACAGGGGGGAAACAGTTCAAATctacagagtgtggaaagagcttgaATAAAAATGTAGTACTTCGAACACATCAACAacctcacacgggggagaaatcATTTGattgtatggagtgtggaaagagctacagtcaaaatggagcacttagaatacatcaacgaactcacaccggGGAgagaccatttaaatgtatggagtgtggaaagagcttcagtgaaaatggaacacttagaaaacaccaacgaactcacacgggggagaaaccatttgaatgtatggcgtgtggaaagagcttcagtcaaaagaGAAACCTTATaacacaccaacgaactcacaccggggagaaaccatttgaatgtatggagtgtggaaagagcttcagtcaatatggaaaccttagaaaacaccaacgaactcacaccggggagaaaccatttgaatgtatggagtgtggaaagagcttcagtcagaatggagaccttagaatacaccaacgaactcacacaggggagagaccattcgaatgtatggagtgtggaaagagcttcagtcatagtggagcacttagaatacaccaacgaactcacacgggggagaaatcattcaaatgtatggagtgtggaaagagcttcagtcaaagtggaacacttagaaggCATCAACAAATTCACacgggtgagaaaccatttaaatgtatggagtgtggaaagagcttcagtgaaagtggaacacttagaaaacaccAAGAAAGTCACATGACGGAGAaagcatttaaatgtattgagtgtggaaagagcttcaggagaaGTGGctcacttagaaaacatcaacgaactcacacgggggagaaaccatttaattgtattgaatgtggaaagagcttcagtgaaagtggaacACTAAGActtcatcaacgaactcacacgggggagaaaccatttaaatgtattgaatgtggaaagagcttcagtgaaagtggaaaacttagaatacacaaacgaactcacacaggggagaaaccatttaaatgcattgaatgtggaaagagtttcagtcaaaatggagcacttagaagacaccaacgaactcacacaggggagaaaccatttaaatgtattgaatgtggaaagagcttcagtcacaatggacaccttagaagacaccaacgaactcacacaggggaaaagccatttaaatgtatggagtgtggaaagagtttcagtcaaagtggagaccttagaatacaccaacgaagtcacacgggagagaagccatttaaatgtatagagtgtggGAAAAGGTTTAATCACtatggaaaccttagaaaacatcaacgaactcacacaggagagaagccatttaaatgttaA